A window of Thermosynechococcus sp. NK55a contains these coding sequences:
- a CDS encoding fatty acid desaturase, with amino-acid sequence MTQATVAKPPIAWPTATFIIFVHLGALLAFLPSMFSWRAVLLALVLHWLTAGIGITLGWHRLVSHRSFQVPKWLEYFLVFCGTLSMQGGPIWWVGLHRHHHLYSDQPNDHHDSRKGFWWSHIEWMFREVPAEAEIPRFTKDIADDPVYQFLDKYFLPIQVVLAIVLYLWGGWPFVVWGIFVRLVTVYHTTWLVNSATHTFGYRTFETTDHSTNCWWVALLTFGEGWHNNHHAYQYSARHGLQWWELDLTWLTIRFLQLLGLATKVRLVEAPAVSSQD; translated from the coding sequence ATGACCCAAGCGACCGTTGCCAAACCCCCCATTGCCTGGCCTACGGCGACCTTTATTATTTTTGTACACCTCGGTGCTCTTCTTGCTTTTTTACCCAGCATGTTTAGCTGGAGAGCAGTCCTGCTGGCCCTTGTGCTCCACTGGTTAACCGCTGGCATCGGTATTACCCTTGGTTGGCACCGTCTGGTCTCCCATCGTAGCTTCCAAGTTCCCAAGTGGCTGGAGTATTTCCTGGTCTTTTGCGGCACGCTCTCAATGCAAGGGGGGCCGATTTGGTGGGTTGGGCTGCACCGCCATCACCATCTGTACTCCGATCAACCGAATGATCACCACGATTCCCGTAAGGGCTTTTGGTGGAGCCATATTGAATGGATGTTTCGTGAGGTGCCGGCGGAGGCAGAAATTCCCCGTTTCACCAAAGATATTGCTGATGACCCCGTCTATCAATTCCTTGACAAGTACTTTCTTCCCATTCAGGTGGTCTTGGCCATTGTCCTTTATCTTTGGGGGGGCTGGCCATTTGTGGTTTGGGGAATTTTTGTGCGGCTTGTAACCGTCTATCACACCACTTGGCTGGTCAATAGTGCTACCCATACCTTTGGCTATCGCACGTTTGAAACTACGGATCACTCAACGAATTGCTGGTGGGTAGCCCTGTTAACCTTTGGTGAGGGCTGGCACAATAATCACCACGCCTATCAATACTCGGCACGCCATGGTTTGCAGTGGTGGGAGCTGGATCTGACGTGGCTCACCATTCGCTTCTTGCAATTGCTGGGCTTGGCTACGAAGGTGCGCTTGGTGGAGGCACCGGCAGTCTCTTCCCAAGACTAG
- a CDS encoding DUF2949 domain-containing protein gives MKTPRWTRLIDFLQREMALPTAAIDFGLKHCDEQVNLLPVVLWQYGLVSLEQLDRIFDWLEASQP, from the coding sequence ATGAAAACGCCACGTTGGACACGACTCATTGACTTCCTACAGCGGGAGATGGCACTGCCCACCGCTGCCATTGACTTTGGCCTCAAGCACTGCGATGAGCAGGTGAATCTGTTGCCGGTTGTTCTTTGGCAGTATGGCTTGGTGAGCCTTGAGCAGCTTGACCGCATCTTCGATTGGCTAGAAGCTAGTCAGCCCTAG